GTTTGCACTCTATTGCACGGTTTCCGTCCGTGCTGAGCCAACCTTTGAACGCCTCCGCTACGCTTTAGGAGGCGACCGCCCCAGTCAAACTGCCCACCTAACAATGTCCCCCGACCCGGTTCAGGGCCGCAGGTTAGAATCCTAGTATCACAAGGGTGGTATCCCAAGGGTGACTCCACACTAGCTGACGCCAATGCTTCCTAGTCTCCCACCTATCCTGTACATGTAATACCAAGACCCAATATTAGGCTACAGTAAAGCTCCATGGGGTCTTTCCGTCTTGTCGCGGGTAACCGGCATCTTCACCGGTACTACAATTTCGCCGGGCGGGCTGTTGAGACAGTGCCCAAATCATTACACCATTCGTGCGGGTCAGAACTTACCTGACAAGGAATTTCGCTACCTTAGGACCGTTATAGTTACGGCCGCCGTTTACTGGGGCTTCAGTTCAATGCTTGCACATCTCCCCTTAACCTTCCAGCACCGGGCAGGTGTCAGCCCGTATACGTCATCTTTCGATTTAGCACAGACCTGTGTTTTTGCTAAACAGTTGCTTGGGCCTATTCTCTGCGGCTCTGTTTCCAGAGCACCCCTTCTCCCGAAGTTACGGGGTCAACTTGCCGAGTTCCTTAACAACCCTTCTCCCGTTGGCCTTAGAATCCTCTTCCTACCTACCTGTGTCGGTTTGCGGTACGGGCACCTTACAAATACATGTGGCTTTTCTCGCCTCTCTCCGTGCTGGACTTCCCTACTAAATTTCAGTCCCTTGCGACCGGGGCAACCAACGCCCGGCTCCAACACTTCAAAAGTGTCCCCACACTTAACTGTTTCGGTGGCTACGGAATCTCTACCGTATGTGCATCGGCTACGCCTTTCGGCCTCACCTTAGCTCCCGGCTAACTTGGAGCGGACGAACCTTCCTCCAAAAACCTTAGGCTTTCGGCCATGCAGATTCTCACTGCATTCGCGCTACTCATTCCGGCATTCTCACTTGTGTACAATCCACACCCGCTTGCGCTAATGCTTCGCCTCGTACACAACGCTCCCCTACCCAACATCCATCTCTGAATGCTGCCTAAGCTTCGGTGCAGGTTTTAGCCCCGTTGAATTTTCGGCGCAGAGTCACTCGACCAGTGAGCTATTACGCACTCTTTGAATGAGTGGCTGCTTCTAAGCCAACATCCTGGTTGTCTTAGCAACTCCACATCCTTTTCCACTTAAACCTGCTTTGGGACCTTAGCTGTAGATCTGGGCTGTTTCCCTTTTGACTATGAGACTTATCTCACACAGTCTGACTCCCATGCATCAATTTTCCGGCATTCTTAGTTTGATAGGCTTCGGTACCCTCTCGGGCCCTAGGCCATTCAGTGCTTTACCTCCGGAAATCTAACATGAGGCTAGTCCTAAAACTATTTCGGGGAGAACCAGCTATCTCCGGGTTCGATTGGAATTTCTCCGCTACCCACAATTCATCCGCCGCCTTTTCAACGGAGGTCGGTTCGGTCCTCCATGGAGTTTTACCTCCACTTCAACCTGATCATGGGTAGGTCACCCGGTTTCGGGCCCACTGCATGCAACTAAACGCCCTCTTCAGACTCGCTCTCGCTTCGGCTCCGTTGCTTAACAACTTAACCTCGCTGCATACAGTCGCTCGCCGGACCGTTCTACAAAAAGTACCTGATCACACTTTGACGTGCTCTCAGTGCTTGTAGGCACAGGGTTTCAGGTTCTATTTCACTCCCCTCCCGGGGTTCTTTTCACCTTTCCTTCACAGTACTATACGCTATCGGTCACTGGGTAGTATTTAGGCTTGGAGGGTGGTCCCCCCATCTTCCGACCAGGTTTCACGTGTCTGGCCGTACTCTGGATCCTGCTCAGCTGCTCCCGTTTTCACTTACGTGGCTCTCACACTCTTCGGCGGGCCTTCCCATACCCTTCAGTTAACTGTTGCAGTCCTTATAGCAGTCCACACCCCGCAGGTGTTTCCACCCACGGTTTGGCCTCTTCCGCGTTCGCTCGCCACTACTTGCGGAATCTCTTTTGATGTCTCTTCCTCGCCCTACTTAGATGTTTCAGTTCAGGCGGTTCCCTCCGTATGGCTATTTGATTCACCATACGGTACCGGAGCTTCTCTCCGGTGGGTTTCCCCATTCAGATATCTGCGGATCAATGCTTATTTGCAGCTCCCCGCAGCTTTTCGCAGCTTATCACGTCTTTCTTCGGCTCCCAGTGCCAAGGCATTCGCCCTGCGCCCTTTTTAGCTTGACCGTTTTCCTTTGATTCTCCTATTTTGCCAACGAGATCTAATCAAAATTGTAGTTACAAATTTTCTTAAATCTCTTCGCAGTTTATTATTCAGTTTTCAAGGTACATCATGAGCAAGCGCTCTCAGCTTTTCTCTTCTCATAATGAGAAAAGTGGTGGGCTCAAGTGGACTCGAACCACCGACCTCGCGCTTATCAGGCGCGCGCTCTAACCACCTGAGCTATGAGCCCATATTGGTGGAGATAAGGAGGCTCGAACTCCTGACCCCCTGCTTGCAAAGCAGGTGCTCTCCCAGCTGAGCTATACCCCCACGCTCTCGCGCTTCGGCTTGCTTGCTCTCTTCTTCTCTGAAGACTCCTGTTTTCAGGGCCCTCAAAACCGAACAATATCTGAAACTCTCAAGTCTCCCTCTTTCTACAGCTCACCAAACGGCCTTCCGGCCCTCCGTGTCTGCTGTCTCCCTAGAAAGGAGGTGATCCAGCCGCACCTTCCGATACGGCTACCTTGTTACGACTTCACCCCAATCACCAGTTTTACCTTCGGCCGCGCCCTCCTGAAAGGTTAGGCTACGGACTTCGGGTCCCCCCGGCTCTCATGGTGTGACGGGCGGTGTGTACAAGGCCCGGGAACGTATTCACCGCGGCATGCTGATCCGCGATTACTAGCAATTCCGACTTCATGCAGGCGGGTTGCAGCCTGCAATCTGAACTGAGACGCTGTTTCTGGGGTTTGCTCCACCTCGCGGCTTCGCTTCCCTCTGTTAAGCGCCATTGTAGTACGTGTGTAGCCCAGGTCATAAAGGGCATGATGATTTGACGTCATCCCCACCTTCCTCCGTTTTGTCAACGGCAGTCTCGCTAGAGTCCTCTTGCGTAGTAACTAACGATAAGGGTTGCGCTCGTTGCGGGACTTAACCCAACATCTCACGACACGAGCTGACGACAACCATGCACCACCTGTCTGGATGCCCCGAAGGGCTTCACCTATCTCTAGGCTATGCATCCGATGTCAAGACCTGGTAAGGTTCTTCGCGTTGCTTCGAATTAAACCACATACTCCACTGCTTGTGCGGGCCCCCGTCAATTCCTTTGAGTTTCAACCTTGCGGTCGTACTCCCCAGGTGGATTACTTATTGTGTTAACTGCGGCACGGAGGGGGTTAATCCCCCCACACCTAGTAATCATCGTTTACGGCATGGACTACCAGGGTATCTAATCCTGTTTGCTACCCATGCTTTCGAGCCTCAGCGTCAGTTAGTGCCCAGTAGGCCGCCTTCGCCACTGGTGTTCCTCCCGATATCTACGCATTCCACCGCTACACCGGGAATTCCGCCTACCTCTACACCACTCAAGATCAGCAGTTTTGAAAGCAATTTATGGGTTGAGCCCATAGTTTTCACTCCCAACTTACCGACCCGCCTGCGCTCCCTTTACACCCAGTAATTCCGGACAACGCTTGCCACCTACGTTTTACCGCGGCTGCTGGCACGTAGTTAGCCGTGGCTTCCTCCTCGGGTACCGTCATTATCGTCCCCGAAGACAGGAGTTTACAATCCGAAAACCTTCTTCCTCCACGCGGCGTCGCTGCATCAGGGTTTCCCCCATTGTGCAATATTCCCCACTGCTGCCTCCCGTAGGAGTCTGGGCCGTGTCTCAGTCCCAATGTGGCCGTTCAACCTCTCAGTCCGGCTACCAATCGTCGCCATGGTGAGCCTTTACCTCACCATCTAGCTAATTGGACGCGAGTCCATCTTAAAGCGGATTTCTCCTTTTCCCCCTGTGCCATGCGGCACCGTGGGCTTATGCGGTATTAGCAGTCGTTTCCAACTGTTGTCCCCCTCTTTAAGGCAGGTTCCTCACGTGTTACTCACCCGTTCGCCACTAAGCTGCTTCCTCTTCCATCCGAAAACTTCCGAAAAAGTAGCTCCGTTCGACTTGCATGTGTTAGGCGCGCCGCCAGCGTTCGTCCTGAGCCAGGATCAAACTCTTTATAAAATGGTATCTAAACCAGATTACTCTGAATTTAAATCGCTGTATTCCTCAGAACGCAATCGCTTGCGTCCTTTGAATTACTTGTTTTTTGGAATTTTTTTAGAGCTCCAATAGCTCCAAAAAGGGTTCCTTTCAAGCTTCGATATTGTTCAGTTTTCAAGGTCCTGCCGCATGCCCCGCTCCGGGGCAGCTTGTTTATTATATCTCGCCATCTTCGCTTTGTCAAGCTGTTTTTTGCAATTTTTTCACCGGAACTTTTCTTATGCTTTCGGCTGCCCTCTTGCAACTTGTTTTCCTGTGGTATTATAATAAGGTATTCCATTCTGAACGGAGGGCGTCGGCATGGTTTTGGCTGTAAATATCGGCAACACTCATATCTGTATCGGCGGCTACGAAAATGGCGCGCAGGCCTTTTCGGCCAAGCTGTCTTCTGAACCGCCGCGCACGGCGGACGAATACGCCCTGCAGCTGTGCAGCCTGCTGGCCATGCGCGGCCTGGGCGGCGCTGTAATCGAGGGGGCGATCCTGGGCTCGGTCGTGCCTGCCGTTACCGGCCAAATGCTGGCCGCCCTGCGCGGGTTAGGCGCGCTGCGGGTGCTCACGGTCGGCCCCGGCCTGAAAAGCGGCCTTGCAATCCGCATCGACGATCCGGCCGAGCTGGGCGCAGAGCTTCTGTGCGCTGCGGTGGGCGCACTACGGTTGGGGCCGCCCCCTGTCGTGCTGGTATGCGCCGATACCGCCCTGTCCGTGATGGCGGTGAACGCCGCCGGCCAGCTTGTGGGCGGCGTGATTCTGCCCGGCCCGGAGGCCGCCCTGCGCTCCCTGGTGCGGGGCACTGCGCAGCTGCCTCAGGTGGATCTGCAGACCGTCAACGGGGAACCGTCGGTTTTGAGCACCAACACCGCCGCCTGCCTGCGGGCGGGCAGTATTTTAGGTACTGCGGCCATGCTGGACGGCCTCTTGGCGCAGTTCCAGCGGGAGCTGGGCGGCAACGCGCGGGTGGTCGCTACCGGCAGCCTGCCCCCGCCTGTTCGCCGCGCCTGCCGCACCAGCATGGAATACATCGGCGGCCTTATTCTGGACGGCTTGTATGCCATCTGGCTCAAAAATCAAAAATAGACTTTTTGTGGTGTTCCGGCCTATATAATGTATATAAAGCCGTGTACATAAATCCAGGTTGCGCTGTATCCGCGCTGTAAGGCGGAACAGCAGTAAAGGAG
This window of the Oscillospiraceae bacterium genome carries:
- the coaX_2 gene encoding type III pantothenate kinase; amino-acid sequence: MVLAVNIGNTHICIGGYENGAQAFSAKLSSEPPRTADEYALQLCSLLAMRGLGGAVIEGAILGSVVPAVTGQMLAALRGLGALRVLTVGPGLKSGLAIRIDDPAELGAELLCAAVGALRLGPPPVVLVCADTALSVMAVNAAGQLVGGVILPGPEAALRSLVRGTAQLPQVDLQTVNGEPSVLSTNTAACLRAGSILGTAAMLDGLLAQFQRELGGNARVVATGSLPPPVRRACRTSMEYIGGLILDGLYAIWLKNQK